The Methanobrevibacter millerae genome includes the window TGCAGGCACGCCTTTGGTAGGTGTTTTGCAATGCTTAACAAAGCTTTCAATACTTTTTACCTTAACCGTATTTTTGCTTGCATCATATTCAATCCACTCCCCATCACTGTTTAGGGAATTGATATAATCCTGAGCTGTTTGGTAGGTTTCATTGCTGTTGGTTGAAGTTCCATTATTTTGAATATTTCCTGCTGGTAATTCTCCATTAGGAACATCTCCTGCTGGTGCTTCGCCTGTTGGCATTTCACCTGTCGGAGCATTTCCTAAAGGTGAACCTCCCATAGATTTCATATCATTTGACGGTGTATATGGAAATGTCGTATCTGCAAGGAAATTATTCAATGATTCTTCAATAACGCTTATCTGGTAGTCATAATAGCTTCCTGAGGTATAAATTCCATCATTGCTTTTATCTAAAGTCAATGTTTTTCCTGAAGGGTCTTTCAGACCTAACTTGTTGATGTATTCTCCATATTTCATAGCCAAATCTTTGGACAGTTCATAAGTCCATGTATCGTTTGACCGGGTATATTGACCCATATACCATTCATATCCCTCATCTGCCGTATCCAGGTTGGTAATTGGACACCAGCACATTGAACCGTAAACTGAACTTGATATCACATATCCATTTTGGTCTGTCATTGCTGCTCCGATAGCTTCAAGGTATGATTCGTATAATTCATTATCTCCACTGCTTCCGACTATTGCGGACTGTGCACCGCCTCCACTATGTCCGAATGTGAATATTTTTTCAGTGTCTCCTGGAATTATATCCTTGTTGAATTTAAGATACATTATTGATGCCTTTAAATCAGTTACTCCCCATGGAGCTCCGCCTGTAAAGTTGTCTCCATTGTCACGTCCTCTGCATCCCGGATAGACATATATGATTCCTGAATCAGTATAATTTTTTACCTCTTGGGGATTATATGATGTAGGAGCAGTCTGTGCTGAGTATCCTGGTGTGTTGATAGGTATTACGATCGGTGCATCTTTGGCACTATAATTTGCGACTTTGTTCTTTTCATTTATTGTACAGTTATATGTTCCGTTCGTGTTTTTCTCACCATCAAAGTATTTTCCCGGAACATAAATTGATAAGGTTTCATACTCTGGTGCTTTTGCTCTATTGCAGTAACTTAAGTTAAGCTGGTAATATATGTCGTTTGCGCTGTCATAGCTCCAATTGTTCATGTTGACTGTTATGTTTGCAATTTGTTTATCATCCAGTGCAAGAGTATTCTTTCTTTCACTTGTATGTGTAGTATATACTGAAACTGCAGCTGCTATGATAACGATTGCAACTATCATTAAAATAATATACTTTTTATCCATATTATCTCCTTAATATAAACTATGTAATATATAATTAATATGTCTTGGTATTCAACTAATATTATTTTAGTGATATAAAAATAAAATTTTGTTCATTATTTTATTTTTAATTTATCAAATGTACAGTGAATTTTTTCTATTAGTTAATTATTTTTATATTAAAAACTAATATTAACTTATGGTAAAAGTAAGTATATTAGGTGCAACTGGTGTAATAGGGAAAAATGTTGCATTCACTTTAGCAAGGGCTGATACTGTAGATGAAATAGTATTGTTTTCAAGGCCTCAAAGTGTAGATAAGGCTAAGGGTGAAACATTTGACATGTATGATGCATTGGCTGCAGAAGACATTGACTGTAGATTAACTCCATCATGTAACTATGAGGATATTAATGATTCTGATATTGTACTGATTACTGCAGGAACTCCAAGACAGGAAGGAATGACTAGAATGGATTTAGCTATTCCGAATGCGGAAATTGTAAGAAACTATGCTGAAAAGATTGCTATTCATGCTCCGGATTCCATTATTTTAATAGCTACCAATCCTGTTGACGTGATGACAACAATTGCTCTTGAAGCATCAGGATTTGATAAGACTAAAGTAATTGGAATAGGCAATCACTTGGATTCACTAAGGCTGAAGGCCTATTTTGCAAATCAGATTAACATCAACAGTTCAGAAGTCCATACGAGGGTAGTTGGTGAACATGGTGATCATATGGTTCCGTTGTTAAGCTCAACTACTATTGGTGGTATTCCATTGAAATATTTCATCCAGTCTGTTGATATGGATGTTCCAAGACTCATAAAAAGACTTAGAAAAGCAGGAAATACCATCATATCCAAAAAGGGAGCAACTGAATATGGTCCTTCATATGCTATTTCAAACCTGATTTCAACTATAATAACTGACAGCCATAAGATTTTGACAGTCACTACATATTTGAACGGTGAGATTGCAGGTGTCAGTGGAGTATCATTGGGTGTACCTGTTGTTTTGTCCAAAAAAGGTATTGCAATGATTGTACCTATTCATATGAATGATTATGAGCAGAAAAAATTCAAAGATGCTGCAGAGATTGTTCGTGAAGCTACAGAAGAAGTTAAAAACAGTTTCAACTATCACTGAATTTCAAAATATTAACTTCTTTTTCTTTTTTCATTTAAAAAATACATTTTTTTCGATAAGTTTATATAGACAATATCTTGTATTATTACATAATGATAGTAGGATTATTATCATAAGTAGGAATTGTTAGGTTTGTTTTAACAGTTTTTTTAAGGCAGTTGAATTTTTCATAGAATTTGAGGTTGATAATATGAAAGAATTATATGAAAAAATGATTAATGAATCAATGGCTGCTCAAAGAGCAGATGTTGGAGTAATATCTGAAAACAGATACAAAGACTTTAAAGTCACTGATGCAAAGGCTTATGCTGATGCAGTATCTAATATGAAAGCACTTGACAATCAAGCAGAAAGTGTAATTAAATTACACAAAAATTCTGTTGCAAGTCACTACAAGGTTTTAACTTCCGTTACCGAAACCATCCGTCCTGAAGACGATCCATTCATTGAACACTATCAGACACCGCCGGTTCTAGAAATCCTATGTGAAGAGGATGGCGAATTTGCAGACAGTGTTGATAAGTTCATAGATGCAATTGCAGATAACGAAGCATTGATTTCAAGAGAATCAATCAGAAGATATGGCGGATTCTATGGTCCGACCTGTGTGGTTGACTTTGCTTTGATGCCTGGAAGCACAACCAATGTTGTCAATCAGATTTTGGCAAAAATGGACATTTCAAATATGCACAAGCAGGCAATATTATCTGCTAAATCATGGGGTATGAACACATCATATGGTGTAGGTGATGCATTTGCAAATGCAATCGAAGACGGATTGACAGCAGCTGAAGCAACTCAAAAGGAAATTGAAACACTGCAAATGGTCTATCGCGAACCTATCGAAGCCCAGGGAACATTGATGGATGATGCAGACCACTCCTCCTTTGATGTAAGAAAATACATGAACGGGTATAAAAAGGAAATGACTGCAACCGTTAAGGCTGCAATGGATGATGGAGTCCACTACGGTAATATAGTAACCGTTCCTGCATACTGTGTTGGGGACATTGGACACCACATCGGTCAGGCAAGCTATAATATGGTTAAGGATGATGTAACTTTAAACATCATTAAGGCTACAACAGATGTTATTGAAGCAACACTTAGAAGTAATCTGGATAACTATAAGACTCCTGCAAATGTATTGAATCTTGCAACAGGTTCTTCTGCATGTGCAACAGAATACATTTTGGAATTGGATGGATTCAATGCACCTATGGTAGTGGACTTACTAAACAAAAGATTCCACAACTATGTACAGCAATATCCAAGAAGAGGTGCTGCTGCAGAACTGCACAACTGTGATTTTATGGATATGATTTACAGAGGATTCGGAGCTATAAGCGATGCAAGAAAAGCAAGATCCAGTGAAAAAATTGACTTGGTACCAAAAATCAACGGATTTGCAGTTGACTTAAGTCCAATAGCAGAAAATGAAGTAATCATGAATCCGCAAAGATACACATATCCTGCATGTGCAATAACTGTCAGATTCTCATCTCTCATGAGATTGGCTGATTATCCATGTCTGCTTACATCAGAACCTATCACTGCTACAATGATGACCAATATCATTGCACTCAATAAGGAATCTGCAGGTTCACCTGCCAGAGGATGTAAAAACTGTGCATCTGCAACATTAGTTGATGGAAAACATGAATACTGTCAATGGAGAGAAGCTATTTAGGTTGTGAATTAGATGGCTTCTTGTAATATTGAAAAAAAGTTTCTGGCTGAATTGCTGGGAACTTTTTTCCTGGTTTTTTTCGGAACAGGATCTGCTGTTGTAACCTTGCTGATTGCAGATAGCATTCATCCGGGAAATGCGGGAATAGGTATTTTAGGTGGTCTTGGTGATTGGATTGCAATTTCTCTTGCATTCGGTTTGACTGTGATGGCATGTATTTATCTGTTCGGTAAGATATCTGGTGCACACCTAAACCCTGCAGTGACTGTTGGTTTGCTTGTAAGCAAAAATATTTCCCTTGTTGACAGCATCTACTATATTGTTGCTCAAGTAATTGGAGCATGTTTGGGCAGTTTGGCATTGTTCCTATGTCTTGGAAGCGGTGCTGTAACTATCGGAGCATTAGGAGCTACCGCACCGGGATTAGGTGTTGGATACTGGCAGGCCATGTTTGCTGAATTTATCGGAACATTCTTCCTTGTATTGGTTGTAATGGGTGTTGCTGTTGACAAAAAAGCGGAACCAGGTTTTGCAGGTCTTTCAATCGGTATGACAGTAACAGCAGTAATTGTAGTTTTAGGAGCATTCACTGGTGCATCAATAAATCCTGCACGTACATTTGGTCCTTATTTAATGGATATGTTGCTTGGCGGAGCAAATCTCTGGGCATACTATCCAATCTATTTAATCGGACCAATTGTTGGTGGTATTTTAGCTGCTTTAGTATATAATTTCATTGCTAAAGGAAATGATGCATGTGCACTGCCACAACCATTCTATGATGATGAATAAAGAGTATTTTAATACTCTTTTCTTTTTTTATTTCAACAAATTAGCTCCACCCATCTGCTGTGAGACAATATTTCCTATTTGGGGAGTTATAAATCCTTCAATTAATGCAGCTATTGCAAATAATGCCACTGCAACCAAAAATAATACTGCAACATGTTTTAATGTCTTTTTGTTGTTTTGATAAGCTTCACTGAAAGTGTTTTTGCGGATTTTATCTCTTAATACTTTAAAAATGAATGTGAATAACAGTATTCCGCTTGTACAGCTGCAGAAAAATGCCGGAATTTCAAGTATTCCATGCGGGACAATCAATGCTATATACATTACAAGGTCATATGTTGAGTGTATGGTATAGCCTGCCATGAATCCTACCACAAAACCGTTGAGAAATATTGCTATGAATGCATATATTGCAAAAAATATGGATCCGATTAGTGTGATTAATGCTGCTGTTTCATTGTGAATCATTATGTTAAATGCATCGACGGAAGTCACGTTTCCCTTAAGCATGGCATCCTTTAGCATAGGCATTAGAACTGATGCAATTTCATCTGTAGAAATATCTCCTAATATGAATGCTATTGCAAAAATTACTATAAGTATTAGAAATATTTTCCTGTTTTCAACAAAGGCTTCTTTAATTTCATATTTAATATTCATC containing:
- a CDS encoding MIP/aquaporin family protein — its product is MASCNIEKKFLAELLGTFFLVFFGTGSAVVTLLIADSIHPGNAGIGILGGLGDWIAISLAFGLTVMACIYLFGKISGAHLNPAVTVGLLVSKNISLVDSIYYIVAQVIGACLGSLALFLCLGSGAVTIGALGATAPGLGVGYWQAMFAEFIGTFFLVLVVMGVAVDKKAEPGFAGLSIGMTVTAVIVVLGAFTGASINPARTFGPYLMDMLLGGANLWAYYPIYLIGPIVGGILAALVYNFIAKGNDACALPQPFYDDE
- a CDS encoding malate dehydrogenase, which gives rise to MVKVSILGATGVIGKNVAFTLARADTVDEIVLFSRPQSVDKAKGETFDMYDALAAEDIDCRLTPSCNYEDINDSDIVLITAGTPRQEGMTRMDLAIPNAEIVRNYAEKIAIHAPDSIILIATNPVDVMTTIALEASGFDKTKVIGIGNHLDSLRLKAYFANQININSSEVHTRVVGEHGDHMVPLLSSTTIGGIPLKYFIQSVDMDVPRLIKRLRKAGNTIISKKGATEYGPSYAISNLISTIITDSHKILTVTTYLNGEIAGVSGVSLGVPVVLSKKGIAMIVPIHMNDYEQKKFKDAAEIVREATEEVKNSFNYH
- a CDS encoding stage II sporulation protein M, which encodes MNIKYEIKEAFVENRKIFLILIVIFAIAFILGDISTDEIASVLMPMLKDAMLKGNVTSVDAFNIMIHNETAALITLIGSIFFAIYAFIAIFLNGFVVGFMAGYTIHSTYDLVMYIALIVPHGILEIPAFFCSCTSGILLFTFIFKVLRDKIRKNTFSEAYQNNKKTLKHVAVLFLVAVALFAIAALIEGFITPQIGNIVSQQMGGANLLK
- a CDS encoding DUF2193 domain-containing protein, with product MKELYEKMINESMAAQRADVGVISENRYKDFKVTDAKAYADAVSNMKALDNQAESVIKLHKNSVASHYKVLTSVTETIRPEDDPFIEHYQTPPVLEILCEEDGEFADSVDKFIDAIADNEALISRESIRRYGGFYGPTCVVDFALMPGSTTNVVNQILAKMDISNMHKQAILSAKSWGMNTSYGVGDAFANAIEDGLTAAEATQKEIETLQMVYREPIEAQGTLMDDADHSSFDVRKYMNGYKKEMTATVKAAMDDGVHYGNIVTVPAYCVGDIGHHIGQASYNMVKDDVTLNIIKATTDVIEATLRSNLDNYKTPANVLNLATGSSACATEYILELDGFNAPMVVDLLNKRFHNYVQQYPRRGAAAELHNCDFMDMIYRGFGAISDARKARSSEKIDLVPKINGFAVDLSPIAENEVIMNPQRYTYPACAITVRFSSLMRLADYPCLLTSEPITATMMTNIIALNKESAGSPARGCKNCASATLVDGKHEYCQWREAI
- a CDS encoding subtype A tannase, with the protein product MDKKYIILMIVAIVIIAAAVSVYTTHTSERKNTLALDDKQIANITVNMNNWSYDSANDIYYQLNLSYCNRAKAPEYETLSIYVPGKYFDGEKNTNGTYNCTINEKNKVANYSAKDAPIVIPINTPGYSAQTAPTSYNPQEVKNYTDSGIIYVYPGCRGRDNGDNFTGGAPWGVTDLKASIMYLKFNKDIIPGDTEKIFTFGHSGGGAQSAIVGSSGDNELYESYLEAIGAAMTDQNGYVISSSVYGSMCWCPITNLDTADEGYEWYMGQYTRSNDTWTYELSKDLAMKYGEYINKLGLKDPSGKTLTLDKSNDGIYTSGSYYDYQISVIEESLNNFLADTTFPYTPSNDMKSMGGSPLGNAPTGEMPTGEAPAGDVPNGELPAGNIQNNGTSTNSNETYQTAQDYINSLNSDGEWIEYDASKNTVKVKSIESFVKHCKTPTKGVPAFDDLNRSQAENSVFGNNKSNTLHFDSTIAELLSSNNDKYSKLNGYNSSYASEYAHDIKVTDQFNYTVEDRVNMYNPMYYLCDYYNSSTSNPAKHWRINSGIEQGDTATTVESNLALALNQSGKTDSVELNVVWGQGHTQAERSGDATSNFISWINKCVS